The proteins below come from a single Corylus avellana chromosome ca3, CavTom2PMs-1.0 genomic window:
- the LOC132173313 gene encoding uncharacterized protein LOC132173313 isoform X3, giving the protein MSLQVTGNENLRSRLDLPTKFSDKCQGVDDRLDNKTQTVDPDKTSLKWLMKEEMPSEQQTNKKIDTANMIHLQSNSKLVDNLPVNHGKASKNCQRSCHVPGHGRKGVEDTDHHQPSHQNFVDISLSKLNRSASRKAFCNEVHPKNSRSIFGCKSINCVDYDQQKKINVQRVQMNEAEETRNQKSIQGKYLSRDGANHQSKQLLDALDILNSNKELFIELLQDPDSLLVKHLQDLKNSQAKGQQTISSSGANLSEHWTSNARQCEEPNSLKSCDRYLPKESGDSQPSDTIVVLSPGPISIQKSSERINPYFSQKYPYSLRTKGQSVRPKLFSFGHIKRKLKDAWGVNKNEQQWTSINDKLEKSSYDCQGSQGGDKGIGIQIVGRNFPSNVLDIGGIPTSSLEVKKTDKIKKAKDFELNRHEIAATSEDSYRNSKFSLVGRPMEHESGLSAMPWKHHSEMIHNGNEDVDLLGKPVPKASVRMFSFPEHGLLPVVNPGWERELGFATRQMRFSPYGHYQAVNENRSKFQKEKKNSCLSSLKQNIEALPSADTERQTDQLQVFKTKQNISESHLADMKVKEDDLRPMGETNPLGMASESHSTHQVGHNQSTDAANKCEKNGYLESSRLHSSSDNKPLKFISEVSSSNPSGVQKVADSKSLKDNPERNIHKPAELLVQALQTMVEDHYAAAQERLPLGPKIKTTITMDKHVSFSEYISAVLRASGLNWDELSMKCHSTEQLLDRSLFDEMKMSNNQFCGDLSLLFDCINEVLVEGCQYSFGCSSWLSCIKPIIHPLPVEKSVIHEVIKRVDWYLLSQPPPQTFQQLAEQDLARSTTWLDIRNETEVIAIETVEGVLEELLMEIVFELYI; this is encoded by the exons ATGTCTTTGCAAGTCACCG gcAATGAAAATCTAAGGAGCAGGCTTGATTTGCCTACCAAATTTAGTGACAAGTGCCAAGGCGTTGAT GATAGGTTAGACAACAAAACTCAGACAGTTGATCCTGATAAGACAAGTCTGAAGTGGCTTATGAAAGAAGAGATGCCCTCAGAGCAGCAGACAAATAAGAAGATTGACACTGCTAACATGATACATTTACAGTCAAATTCTAAACTTGTTGATAACTTACCCGTAAACCATGGAAAGGCAAGCAAAAATTGTCAGAGATCATGTCATGTACCTGGTCATGGTCGGAAAGGTGTAGAGGATACGGATCATCATCAACCTTCTCACCAAAATTTTGTGGATATATCTTTAAGTAAGCTAAACCGTTCAGCATCAAGAAAGGCATTTTGCAACGAGGTTCATCCCAAAAATAGTAGATCCATTTTTGGTTGTAAGAGTATCAATTGTGTGGATTATGACCAGCAGAAGAAGATTAATGTCCAGCGAGTGCAGATGAATGAAGCAGAGGAAACCAGAAATCAGAAGTCTATTCAAGGAAAATATCTCAGCAGAGATGGGGCAAACCACCAGTCTAAACAATTGTTGGATGCATTGGATATTTTAAATTCGAATAAGGAATTATTCATAGAACTTCTACAAGATCCTGATTCTCTGTTAGTAAAACATCTCCAAGACTTAAAGAATTCTCAGGCAAAAGGACAGCAGACTATATCTTCTTCTGGAGCCAATTTGTCAGAGCATTGGACAAGTAATGCAAGACAATGTGAAGAGCCTAACAGCTTGAAATCTTGTGATAGATACCTTCCTAAAGAAAGCGGTGATTCTCAACCTTCAGATACAATAGTAGTCTTAAGTCCTGGTCCAATAAGCATACAAAAATCTTCCGAGAGAATCAACCCTTACTTTTCCCAGAAATATCCTTATAGCTTGAGAACTAAAGGACAGAGTGTTAGGCCGAAACTTTTTTCATTTGGTCATATAAAAAGGAAGTTGAAAGATGCTTGGGGCGTTAACAAAAATGAGCAGCAGTGGACTTCAATCAATGATAAACTAGAAAAGTCTTCCTATGATTGCCAGGGTTCACAAGGTGGTGATAAGGGAATAGGTATACAGAttgttggaagaaattttccAAGTAATGTCCTTGATATCGGTGGAATACCGACATCTTCTCTTGAGGTCAAGAAAACAGACAAGATAAAAAAGGCTAAAGATTTTGAATTAAACAGACATGAAATTGCTGCAACAAGTGAAGACAGTTATAGaaactcaaaattttcactTGTTGGCCGTCCCATGGAACATGAATCTGGCCTGTCTGCTATGCCTTGGAAACATCACTCTGAGATGATACATAATGGAAATGAGGATGTGGATCTTTTGGGAAAACCGGTGCCAAAGGCTTCGGTGAGGATGTTCTCTTTCCCAGAACATGGCCTTCTGCCTGTAGTCAATCCCGGATGGGAGAGGGAACTAGGCTTTGCTACTAGACAGATGAGATTTTCCCCCTATGGCCATTATCAAGCGGTCAATGAGAACAGGAGCaagtttcaaaaagaaaagaaaaacagctgCTTAAGTTCATTAAAGCAAAACATAGAAGCTCTACCATCAGCTGATACTGAGAGACAAACTGATCAATTGCAAGTTtttaaaacaaagcaaaatatCTCAGAGAGCCATCTTGCTGATATGAAAGTTAAAGAAGATGATTTGAGGCCTATGG GTGAAACTAACCCTCTGGGAATGGCCTCTGAATCACATAGCACACACCAGGTTGGCCACAATCAAAGTACTGACGCAGCCAACAAGTGCGAGAAAAATGGATATTTGGAGTCCTCAAGATTG CATTCATCTTCGGATAATAAACCATTAAAATTTATATCAGAAGTTTCTTCATCAAATCCTTCAGGCGTTCAGAAAGTGGCAGATTCTAAAAGCCTAAAAGATAACCCTGAAAGGAACATACATAAACCTG CTGAGTTGCTGGTGCAAGCACTACAAACTATGGTTGAAGACCACTATGCTGCTGCTCAAGAAAGGCTCCCTTTGGGCcctaaaatcaaaacaactatTACTATGGATAAGCATGTGTCCTTCTCTGAGTATATAAGTGCAGTGTTACGAGCTTCTGGCTTGAATTGGGATGAATTGTCAATGAAGTGCCATTCAACAGAGCAACTGCTAGACCGATCCTTATTTGATGAAATGAAGATGTCAAATAACCAATTCTGTGGTGATTTGTCACTCCTGTTTGACTGTATTAATGAAGTCCTGGTAGAGGGTTGTCAGTATAGTTTTGGATGCTCAAGTTGGCTATCATGTATCAAACCGATAATTCATCCACTTCCAGTAGAAAAAAGTGTGATTCATGAGGTGATAAAACGTGTTGATTGGTACCTTCTCTCACAGCCACCACCACAGACATTTCAGCAGCTTGCTGAACAGGACTTGGCAAGATCTACAACATGGCTGGATATCCGAAATGAAACTGAAGTTATTGCTATTGAAACTGTAGAAGGTGTCTTAGAAGAATTATTGATGGAAATCGTATTTGAATTGTACATATGA
- the LOC132173313 gene encoding uncharacterized protein LOC132173313 isoform X1, whose product MSSAHMARRSPRSPVAVVCEKYQSDCMCTWGLYSLFDFGQGHSNRKLLSDQRHLSNVGNENLRSRLDLPTKFSDKCQGVDDRLDNKTQTVDPDKTSLKWLMKEEMPSEQQTNKKIDTANMIHLQSNSKLVDNLPVNHGKASKNCQRSCHVPGHGRKGVEDTDHHQPSHQNFVDISLSKLNRSASRKAFCNEVHPKNSRSIFGCKSINCVDYDQQKKINVQRVQMNEAEETRNQKSIQGKYLSRDGANHQSKQLLDALDILNSNKELFIELLQDPDSLLVKHLQDLKNSQAKGQQTISSSGANLSEHWTSNARQCEEPNSLKSCDRYLPKESGDSQPSDTIVVLSPGPISIQKSSERINPYFSQKYPYSLRTKGQSVRPKLFSFGHIKRKLKDAWGVNKNEQQWTSINDKLEKSSYDCQGSQGGDKGIGIQIVGRNFPSNVLDIGGIPTSSLEVKKTDKIKKAKDFELNRHEIAATSEDSYRNSKFSLVGRPMEHESGLSAMPWKHHSEMIHNGNEDVDLLGKPVPKASVRMFSFPEHGLLPVVNPGWERELGFATRQMRFSPYGHYQAVNENRSKFQKEKKNSCLSSLKQNIEALPSADTERQTDQLQVFKTKQNISESHLADMKVKEDDLRPMGETNPLGMASESHSTHQVGHNQSTDAANKCEKNGYLESSRLHSSSDNKPLKFISEVSSSNPSGVQKVADSKSLKDNPERNIHKPAELLVQALQTMVEDHYAAAQERLPLGPKIKTTITMDKHVSFSEYISAVLRASGLNWDELSMKCHSTEQLLDRSLFDEMKMSNNQFCGDLSLLFDCINEVLVEGCQYSFGCSSWLSCIKPIIHPLPVEKSVIHEVIKRVDWYLLSQPPPQTFQQLAEQDLARSTTWLDIRNETEVIAIETVEGVLEELLMEIVFELYI is encoded by the exons ATGTCATCCGCTCATATGGCAAGGAGATCACCTAGGAGCCCTGTGGCTGTTGTCTGTGAAAAATATCAGTCAGACTGTATGTGTACGTGGGGTTTATATAGCCTTTTTGATTTTGGCCAAGGTCATTCCAATAGGAAGCTGCTTTCGGATCAGAGGCATTTGAGCAATGTTG gcAATGAAAATCTAAGGAGCAGGCTTGATTTGCCTACCAAATTTAGTGACAAGTGCCAAGGCGTTGAT GATAGGTTAGACAACAAAACTCAGACAGTTGATCCTGATAAGACAAGTCTGAAGTGGCTTATGAAAGAAGAGATGCCCTCAGAGCAGCAGACAAATAAGAAGATTGACACTGCTAACATGATACATTTACAGTCAAATTCTAAACTTGTTGATAACTTACCCGTAAACCATGGAAAGGCAAGCAAAAATTGTCAGAGATCATGTCATGTACCTGGTCATGGTCGGAAAGGTGTAGAGGATACGGATCATCATCAACCTTCTCACCAAAATTTTGTGGATATATCTTTAAGTAAGCTAAACCGTTCAGCATCAAGAAAGGCATTTTGCAACGAGGTTCATCCCAAAAATAGTAGATCCATTTTTGGTTGTAAGAGTATCAATTGTGTGGATTATGACCAGCAGAAGAAGATTAATGTCCAGCGAGTGCAGATGAATGAAGCAGAGGAAACCAGAAATCAGAAGTCTATTCAAGGAAAATATCTCAGCAGAGATGGGGCAAACCACCAGTCTAAACAATTGTTGGATGCATTGGATATTTTAAATTCGAATAAGGAATTATTCATAGAACTTCTACAAGATCCTGATTCTCTGTTAGTAAAACATCTCCAAGACTTAAAGAATTCTCAGGCAAAAGGACAGCAGACTATATCTTCTTCTGGAGCCAATTTGTCAGAGCATTGGACAAGTAATGCAAGACAATGTGAAGAGCCTAACAGCTTGAAATCTTGTGATAGATACCTTCCTAAAGAAAGCGGTGATTCTCAACCTTCAGATACAATAGTAGTCTTAAGTCCTGGTCCAATAAGCATACAAAAATCTTCCGAGAGAATCAACCCTTACTTTTCCCAGAAATATCCTTATAGCTTGAGAACTAAAGGACAGAGTGTTAGGCCGAAACTTTTTTCATTTGGTCATATAAAAAGGAAGTTGAAAGATGCTTGGGGCGTTAACAAAAATGAGCAGCAGTGGACTTCAATCAATGATAAACTAGAAAAGTCTTCCTATGATTGCCAGGGTTCACAAGGTGGTGATAAGGGAATAGGTATACAGAttgttggaagaaattttccAAGTAATGTCCTTGATATCGGTGGAATACCGACATCTTCTCTTGAGGTCAAGAAAACAGACAAGATAAAAAAGGCTAAAGATTTTGAATTAAACAGACATGAAATTGCTGCAACAAGTGAAGACAGTTATAGaaactcaaaattttcactTGTTGGCCGTCCCATGGAACATGAATCTGGCCTGTCTGCTATGCCTTGGAAACATCACTCTGAGATGATACATAATGGAAATGAGGATGTGGATCTTTTGGGAAAACCGGTGCCAAAGGCTTCGGTGAGGATGTTCTCTTTCCCAGAACATGGCCTTCTGCCTGTAGTCAATCCCGGATGGGAGAGGGAACTAGGCTTTGCTACTAGACAGATGAGATTTTCCCCCTATGGCCATTATCAAGCGGTCAATGAGAACAGGAGCaagtttcaaaaagaaaagaaaaacagctgCTTAAGTTCATTAAAGCAAAACATAGAAGCTCTACCATCAGCTGATACTGAGAGACAAACTGATCAATTGCAAGTTtttaaaacaaagcaaaatatCTCAGAGAGCCATCTTGCTGATATGAAAGTTAAAGAAGATGATTTGAGGCCTATGG GTGAAACTAACCCTCTGGGAATGGCCTCTGAATCACATAGCACACACCAGGTTGGCCACAATCAAAGTACTGACGCAGCCAACAAGTGCGAGAAAAATGGATATTTGGAGTCCTCAAGATTG CATTCATCTTCGGATAATAAACCATTAAAATTTATATCAGAAGTTTCTTCATCAAATCCTTCAGGCGTTCAGAAAGTGGCAGATTCTAAAAGCCTAAAAGATAACCCTGAAAGGAACATACATAAACCTG CTGAGTTGCTGGTGCAAGCACTACAAACTATGGTTGAAGACCACTATGCTGCTGCTCAAGAAAGGCTCCCTTTGGGCcctaaaatcaaaacaactatTACTATGGATAAGCATGTGTCCTTCTCTGAGTATATAAGTGCAGTGTTACGAGCTTCTGGCTTGAATTGGGATGAATTGTCAATGAAGTGCCATTCAACAGAGCAACTGCTAGACCGATCCTTATTTGATGAAATGAAGATGTCAAATAACCAATTCTGTGGTGATTTGTCACTCCTGTTTGACTGTATTAATGAAGTCCTGGTAGAGGGTTGTCAGTATAGTTTTGGATGCTCAAGTTGGCTATCATGTATCAAACCGATAATTCATCCACTTCCAGTAGAAAAAAGTGTGATTCATGAGGTGATAAAACGTGTTGATTGGTACCTTCTCTCACAGCCACCACCACAGACATTTCAGCAGCTTGCTGAACAGGACTTGGCAAGATCTACAACATGGCTGGATATCCGAAATGAAACTGAAGTTATTGCTATTGAAACTGTAGAAGGTGTCTTAGAAGAATTATTGATGGAAATCGTATTTGAATTGTACATATGA
- the LOC132173313 gene encoding uncharacterized protein LOC132173313 isoform X4, with product MKEEMPSEQQTNKKIDTANMIHLQSNSKLVDNLPVNHGKASKNCQRSCHVPGHGRKGVEDTDHHQPSHQNFVDISLSKLNRSASRKAFCNEVHPKNSRSIFGCKSINCVDYDQQKKINVQRVQMNEAEETRNQKSIQGKYLSRDGANHQSKQLLDALDILNSNKELFIELLQDPDSLLVKHLQDLKNSQAKGQQTISSSGANLSEHWTSNARQCEEPNSLKSCDRYLPKESGDSQPSDTIVVLSPGPISIQKSSERINPYFSQKYPYSLRTKGQSVRPKLFSFGHIKRKLKDAWGVNKNEQQWTSINDKLEKSSYDCQGSQGGDKGIGIQIVGRNFPSNVLDIGGIPTSSLEVKKTDKIKKAKDFELNRHEIAATSEDSYRNSKFSLVGRPMEHESGLSAMPWKHHSEMIHNGNEDVDLLGKPVPKASVRMFSFPEHGLLPVVNPGWERELGFATRQMRFSPYGHYQAVNENRSKFQKEKKNSCLSSLKQNIEALPSADTERQTDQLQVFKTKQNISESHLADMKVKEDDLRPMGETNPLGMASESHSTHQVGHNQSTDAANKCEKNGYLESSRLHSSSDNKPLKFISEVSSSNPSGVQKVADSKSLKDNPERNIHKPAELLVQALQTMVEDHYAAAQERLPLGPKIKTTITMDKHVSFSEYISAVLRASGLNWDELSMKCHSTEQLLDRSLFDEMKMSNNQFCGDLSLLFDCINEVLVEGCQYSFGCSSWLSCIKPIIHPLPVEKSVIHEVIKRVDWYLLSQPPPQTFQQLAEQDLARSTTWLDIRNETEVIAIETVEGVLEELLMEIVFELYI from the exons ATGAAAGAAGAGATGCCCTCAGAGCAGCAGACAAATAAGAAGATTGACACTGCTAACATGATACATTTACAGTCAAATTCTAAACTTGTTGATAACTTACCCGTAAACCATGGAAAGGCAAGCAAAAATTGTCAGAGATCATGTCATGTACCTGGTCATGGTCGGAAAGGTGTAGAGGATACGGATCATCATCAACCTTCTCACCAAAATTTTGTGGATATATCTTTAAGTAAGCTAAACCGTTCAGCATCAAGAAAGGCATTTTGCAACGAGGTTCATCCCAAAAATAGTAGATCCATTTTTGGTTGTAAGAGTATCAATTGTGTGGATTATGACCAGCAGAAGAAGATTAATGTCCAGCGAGTGCAGATGAATGAAGCAGAGGAAACCAGAAATCAGAAGTCTATTCAAGGAAAATATCTCAGCAGAGATGGGGCAAACCACCAGTCTAAACAATTGTTGGATGCATTGGATATTTTAAATTCGAATAAGGAATTATTCATAGAACTTCTACAAGATCCTGATTCTCTGTTAGTAAAACATCTCCAAGACTTAAAGAATTCTCAGGCAAAAGGACAGCAGACTATATCTTCTTCTGGAGCCAATTTGTCAGAGCATTGGACAAGTAATGCAAGACAATGTGAAGAGCCTAACAGCTTGAAATCTTGTGATAGATACCTTCCTAAAGAAAGCGGTGATTCTCAACCTTCAGATACAATAGTAGTCTTAAGTCCTGGTCCAATAAGCATACAAAAATCTTCCGAGAGAATCAACCCTTACTTTTCCCAGAAATATCCTTATAGCTTGAGAACTAAAGGACAGAGTGTTAGGCCGAAACTTTTTTCATTTGGTCATATAAAAAGGAAGTTGAAAGATGCTTGGGGCGTTAACAAAAATGAGCAGCAGTGGACTTCAATCAATGATAAACTAGAAAAGTCTTCCTATGATTGCCAGGGTTCACAAGGTGGTGATAAGGGAATAGGTATACAGAttgttggaagaaattttccAAGTAATGTCCTTGATATCGGTGGAATACCGACATCTTCTCTTGAGGTCAAGAAAACAGACAAGATAAAAAAGGCTAAAGATTTTGAATTAAACAGACATGAAATTGCTGCAACAAGTGAAGACAGTTATAGaaactcaaaattttcactTGTTGGCCGTCCCATGGAACATGAATCTGGCCTGTCTGCTATGCCTTGGAAACATCACTCTGAGATGATACATAATGGAAATGAGGATGTGGATCTTTTGGGAAAACCGGTGCCAAAGGCTTCGGTGAGGATGTTCTCTTTCCCAGAACATGGCCTTCTGCCTGTAGTCAATCCCGGATGGGAGAGGGAACTAGGCTTTGCTACTAGACAGATGAGATTTTCCCCCTATGGCCATTATCAAGCGGTCAATGAGAACAGGAGCaagtttcaaaaagaaaagaaaaacagctgCTTAAGTTCATTAAAGCAAAACATAGAAGCTCTACCATCAGCTGATACTGAGAGACAAACTGATCAATTGCAAGTTtttaaaacaaagcaaaatatCTCAGAGAGCCATCTTGCTGATATGAAAGTTAAAGAAGATGATTTGAGGCCTATGG GTGAAACTAACCCTCTGGGAATGGCCTCTGAATCACATAGCACACACCAGGTTGGCCACAATCAAAGTACTGACGCAGCCAACAAGTGCGAGAAAAATGGATATTTGGAGTCCTCAAGATTG CATTCATCTTCGGATAATAAACCATTAAAATTTATATCAGAAGTTTCTTCATCAAATCCTTCAGGCGTTCAGAAAGTGGCAGATTCTAAAAGCCTAAAAGATAACCCTGAAAGGAACATACATAAACCTG CTGAGTTGCTGGTGCAAGCACTACAAACTATGGTTGAAGACCACTATGCTGCTGCTCAAGAAAGGCTCCCTTTGGGCcctaaaatcaaaacaactatTACTATGGATAAGCATGTGTCCTTCTCTGAGTATATAAGTGCAGTGTTACGAGCTTCTGGCTTGAATTGGGATGAATTGTCAATGAAGTGCCATTCAACAGAGCAACTGCTAGACCGATCCTTATTTGATGAAATGAAGATGTCAAATAACCAATTCTGTGGTGATTTGTCACTCCTGTTTGACTGTATTAATGAAGTCCTGGTAGAGGGTTGTCAGTATAGTTTTGGATGCTCAAGTTGGCTATCATGTATCAAACCGATAATTCATCCACTTCCAGTAGAAAAAAGTGTGATTCATGAGGTGATAAAACGTGTTGATTGGTACCTTCTCTCACAGCCACCACCACAGACATTTCAGCAGCTTGCTGAACAGGACTTGGCAAGATCTACAACATGGCTGGATATCCGAAATGAAACTGAAGTTATTGCTATTGAAACTGTAGAAGGTGTCTTAGAAGAATTATTGATGGAAATCGTATTTGAATTGTACATATGA
- the LOC132173313 gene encoding uncharacterized protein LOC132173313 isoform X2 yields the protein MSSAHMARRSPRSPVAVVCEKYQSDCMCNENLRSRLDLPTKFSDKCQGVDDRLDNKTQTVDPDKTSLKWLMKEEMPSEQQTNKKIDTANMIHLQSNSKLVDNLPVNHGKASKNCQRSCHVPGHGRKGVEDTDHHQPSHQNFVDISLSKLNRSASRKAFCNEVHPKNSRSIFGCKSINCVDYDQQKKINVQRVQMNEAEETRNQKSIQGKYLSRDGANHQSKQLLDALDILNSNKELFIELLQDPDSLLVKHLQDLKNSQAKGQQTISSSGANLSEHWTSNARQCEEPNSLKSCDRYLPKESGDSQPSDTIVVLSPGPISIQKSSERINPYFSQKYPYSLRTKGQSVRPKLFSFGHIKRKLKDAWGVNKNEQQWTSINDKLEKSSYDCQGSQGGDKGIGIQIVGRNFPSNVLDIGGIPTSSLEVKKTDKIKKAKDFELNRHEIAATSEDSYRNSKFSLVGRPMEHESGLSAMPWKHHSEMIHNGNEDVDLLGKPVPKASVRMFSFPEHGLLPVVNPGWERELGFATRQMRFSPYGHYQAVNENRSKFQKEKKNSCLSSLKQNIEALPSADTERQTDQLQVFKTKQNISESHLADMKVKEDDLRPMGETNPLGMASESHSTHQVGHNQSTDAANKCEKNGYLESSRLHSSSDNKPLKFISEVSSSNPSGVQKVADSKSLKDNPERNIHKPAELLVQALQTMVEDHYAAAQERLPLGPKIKTTITMDKHVSFSEYISAVLRASGLNWDELSMKCHSTEQLLDRSLFDEMKMSNNQFCGDLSLLFDCINEVLVEGCQYSFGCSSWLSCIKPIIHPLPVEKSVIHEVIKRVDWYLLSQPPPQTFQQLAEQDLARSTTWLDIRNETEVIAIETVEGVLEELLMEIVFELYI from the exons ATGTCATCCGCTCATATGGCAAGGAGATCACCTAGGAGCCCTGTGGCTGTTGTCTGTGAAAAATATCAGTCAGACTGTATGT gcAATGAAAATCTAAGGAGCAGGCTTGATTTGCCTACCAAATTTAGTGACAAGTGCCAAGGCGTTGAT GATAGGTTAGACAACAAAACTCAGACAGTTGATCCTGATAAGACAAGTCTGAAGTGGCTTATGAAAGAAGAGATGCCCTCAGAGCAGCAGACAAATAAGAAGATTGACACTGCTAACATGATACATTTACAGTCAAATTCTAAACTTGTTGATAACTTACCCGTAAACCATGGAAAGGCAAGCAAAAATTGTCAGAGATCATGTCATGTACCTGGTCATGGTCGGAAAGGTGTAGAGGATACGGATCATCATCAACCTTCTCACCAAAATTTTGTGGATATATCTTTAAGTAAGCTAAACCGTTCAGCATCAAGAAAGGCATTTTGCAACGAGGTTCATCCCAAAAATAGTAGATCCATTTTTGGTTGTAAGAGTATCAATTGTGTGGATTATGACCAGCAGAAGAAGATTAATGTCCAGCGAGTGCAGATGAATGAAGCAGAGGAAACCAGAAATCAGAAGTCTATTCAAGGAAAATATCTCAGCAGAGATGGGGCAAACCACCAGTCTAAACAATTGTTGGATGCATTGGATATTTTAAATTCGAATAAGGAATTATTCATAGAACTTCTACAAGATCCTGATTCTCTGTTAGTAAAACATCTCCAAGACTTAAAGAATTCTCAGGCAAAAGGACAGCAGACTATATCTTCTTCTGGAGCCAATTTGTCAGAGCATTGGACAAGTAATGCAAGACAATGTGAAGAGCCTAACAGCTTGAAATCTTGTGATAGATACCTTCCTAAAGAAAGCGGTGATTCTCAACCTTCAGATACAATAGTAGTCTTAAGTCCTGGTCCAATAAGCATACAAAAATCTTCCGAGAGAATCAACCCTTACTTTTCCCAGAAATATCCTTATAGCTTGAGAACTAAAGGACAGAGTGTTAGGCCGAAACTTTTTTCATTTGGTCATATAAAAAGGAAGTTGAAAGATGCTTGGGGCGTTAACAAAAATGAGCAGCAGTGGACTTCAATCAATGATAAACTAGAAAAGTCTTCCTATGATTGCCAGGGTTCACAAGGTGGTGATAAGGGAATAGGTATACAGAttgttggaagaaattttccAAGTAATGTCCTTGATATCGGTGGAATACCGACATCTTCTCTTGAGGTCAAGAAAACAGACAAGATAAAAAAGGCTAAAGATTTTGAATTAAACAGACATGAAATTGCTGCAACAAGTGAAGACAGTTATAGaaactcaaaattttcactTGTTGGCCGTCCCATGGAACATGAATCTGGCCTGTCTGCTATGCCTTGGAAACATCACTCTGAGATGATACATAATGGAAATGAGGATGTGGATCTTTTGGGAAAACCGGTGCCAAAGGCTTCGGTGAGGATGTTCTCTTTCCCAGAACATGGCCTTCTGCCTGTAGTCAATCCCGGATGGGAGAGGGAACTAGGCTTTGCTACTAGACAGATGAGATTTTCCCCCTATGGCCATTATCAAGCGGTCAATGAGAACAGGAGCaagtttcaaaaagaaaagaaaaacagctgCTTAAGTTCATTAAAGCAAAACATAGAAGCTCTACCATCAGCTGATACTGAGAGACAAACTGATCAATTGCAAGTTtttaaaacaaagcaaaatatCTCAGAGAGCCATCTTGCTGATATGAAAGTTAAAGAAGATGATTTGAGGCCTATGG GTGAAACTAACCCTCTGGGAATGGCCTCTGAATCACATAGCACACACCAGGTTGGCCACAATCAAAGTACTGACGCAGCCAACAAGTGCGAGAAAAATGGATATTTGGAGTCCTCAAGATTG CATTCATCTTCGGATAATAAACCATTAAAATTTATATCAGAAGTTTCTTCATCAAATCCTTCAGGCGTTCAGAAAGTGGCAGATTCTAAAAGCCTAAAAGATAACCCTGAAAGGAACATACATAAACCTG CTGAGTTGCTGGTGCAAGCACTACAAACTATGGTTGAAGACCACTATGCTGCTGCTCAAGAAAGGCTCCCTTTGGGCcctaaaatcaaaacaactatTACTATGGATAAGCATGTGTCCTTCTCTGAGTATATAAGTGCAGTGTTACGAGCTTCTGGCTTGAATTGGGATGAATTGTCAATGAAGTGCCATTCAACAGAGCAACTGCTAGACCGATCCTTATTTGATGAAATGAAGATGTCAAATAACCAATTCTGTGGTGATTTGTCACTCCTGTTTGACTGTATTAATGAAGTCCTGGTAGAGGGTTGTCAGTATAGTTTTGGATGCTCAAGTTGGCTATCATGTATCAAACCGATAATTCATCCACTTCCAGTAGAAAAAAGTGTGATTCATGAGGTGATAAAACGTGTTGATTGGTACCTTCTCTCACAGCCACCACCACAGACATTTCAGCAGCTTGCTGAACAGGACTTGGCAAGATCTACAACATGGCTGGATATCCGAAATGAAACTGAAGTTATTGCTATTGAAACTGTAGAAGGTGTCTTAGAAGAATTATTGATGGAAATCGTATTTGAATTGTACATATGA